The Desmonostoc muscorum LEGE 12446 genome includes a region encoding these proteins:
- a CDS encoding beta-1,6-N-acetylglucosaminyltransferase, translating into MHNVTNKSIGFILLTHTKPLQIYRLINKLNSMFNYPLIVCHHDFSKCDLSVDSLSKNVLLVRPHLETKWAEFTLVEATIRALKLMYDTLDAPDWFVLLSGTDYPLKTAKQILDDLVSSPYDAYIDYKQITYDIYKGDRNSDTFWLQNCYKRYCTKSFSFCYSKKSFAQLNLEICLEHPLLTKSFLPFSKKLACFSGSQWFCANRKAAQYIIDFHSKKTALTLHYSNLKFADESYFQTILANASHLKLYNDYRRYIDWPIRGPQPKILLMEDLPNLLATSAHFARKFDMNIDSNILDELDRITS; encoded by the coding sequence ACAGGCTAATAAATAAGTTAAATAGTATGTTCAATTATCCTCTAATTGTGTGCCATCATGATTTTTCCAAATGTGATTTATCTGTAGATAGTCTGTCAAAAAATGTTTTACTAGTACGCCCTCATCTAGAAACAAAGTGGGCAGAGTTTACTCTAGTAGAAGCTACAATACGGGCACTTAAACTAATGTATGATACACTAGATGCACCGGATTGGTTTGTATTACTCAGTGGAACAGACTATCCCCTTAAAACTGCAAAGCAAATATTAGATGATTTAGTTTCTAGTCCATACGATGCTTATATTGATTACAAGCAAATCACTTATGATATTTATAAAGGTGATCGAAACTCGGATACGTTCTGGTTACAAAATTGCTATAAACGATATTGTACGAAGTCGTTTTCTTTCTGTTATTCAAAAAAATCTTTTGCTCAACTTAACTTAGAAATATGTTTGGAACATCCTCTGTTAACAAAAAGTTTCCTTCCTTTTTCAAAAAAACTTGCTTGCTTTAGCGGAAGTCAATGGTTTTGTGCCAATCGCAAAGCTGCTCAGTACATTATCGATTTTCACAGCAAGAAAACTGCCTTAACTTTGCACTACAGTAACCTTAAGTTTGCAGATGAGTCATATTTTCAAACTATACTTGCTAATGCATCTCATCTCAAGCTGTATAACGACTATCGGCGATATATTGATTGGCCGATTAGAGGCCCTCAACCAAAAATATTGCTAATGGAAGATTTGCCTAATCTGCTTGCAACATCTGCTCACTTTGCTCGGAAATTTGACATGAATATAGATAGCAATATTCTCGATGAACTTGATAGAATTACATCTTAA
- a CDS encoding glycosyltransferase family 2 protein yields the protein MQVFKPAVSVIIPTYQRGHLVSQAINSVLAQTYKDYEIIVINDGSQDNTPQVLAQFSDRRITAIHQANQGLSAARNAGIRSARGKYIAFLDDDDLWEPQKLEKQISVLEANPRIGLIYSDSLFFSDKLGLFPGSYNTAFPTPNLQVLWTLFRYNYIPVLTVVVRRDCLDKVGLFDETLRCCEDYDLWLRVIEKFPIYFLNQPLARYRRSPNNLSQDKEQMFTSHLCVKEKVINRNPELLKFPMNFLDPCFYNIYLRLANLHIQNHQIEQARRVLHRYREMRGETASYEELRLSISTEKI from the coding sequence ATGCAAGTTTTTAAGCCAGCCGTCAGTGTTATTATTCCTACTTACCAGCGTGGCCATCTTGTCAGTCAGGCAATTAACAGCGTTTTGGCACAAACCTACAAAGACTACGAAATTATTGTCATCAACGATGGTTCTCAGGACAATACTCCACAAGTCCTGGCTCAATTTAGCGATCGCCGCATTACCGCTATTCATCAAGCCAATCAAGGATTATCTGCGGCTCGCAATGCTGGAATTCGCTCTGCTAGAGGGAAGTATATCGCCTTTTTAGATGATGATGATCTCTGGGAACCTCAGAAGTTAGAAAAACAGATTTCCGTCTTGGAAGCCAATCCACGCATTGGTTTGATCTATTCAGATTCACTCTTTTTTTCTGATAAACTGGGTTTGTTTCCAGGTTCGTACAATACAGCATTTCCTACCCCTAATCTTCAGGTATTATGGACTCTTTTTAGATACAACTACATTCCAGTCCTAACGGTTGTTGTGCGTCGAGACTGTTTAGATAAAGTGGGTTTGTTTGATGAAACTCTGAGATGTTGTGAAGATTACGATTTATGGCTGCGTGTGATTGAAAAATTTCCGATTTACTTTTTAAATCAACCCTTAGCACGTTATCGGCGATCGCCAAATAATCTTTCTCAAGATAAAGAGCAGATGTTCACTAGCCACCTGTGCGTTAAGGAAAAAGTCATCAATCGCAATCCTGAATTACTAAAATTTCCTATGAATTTTCTCGATCCTTGCTTTTACAATATCTACCTCAGACTTGCCAATTTACATATTCAAAATCATCAAATAGAGCAAGCGCGTAGAGTTTTGCATCGCTATCGAGAAATGCGGGGTGAAACCGCTAGCTATGAGGAGTTGCGATTATCTATATCTACTGAGAAAATTTAA
- a CDS encoding HPr kinase/phosphorylase — MSIENDDYCYQFYGLKLSINRLLPGLVTVNSSAPIDVAIHLVGEQQSQMPLLEQAFWNVPLEWYQQTGFHLWTAHRDDGTYWRIRSFDGVDCLEFILNPDGSQVWGFWSRDALFTDAVSLLLGCVLGHLLRLRGVTCLHASVVAVDGSAIAILGQSGAGKSTTAAALASRGFSVLADDIAALIPDERRFWVQSAYPRLRLWPNSVNAIHGSIEELSLVSTSLDKRFIDLQIKDREQWQFQSQALPLLAVYILGKRDQNLTAPIINSLSLPEAMKHLMFNSYGRAFLTSQQCRQEFQELGQLAKTVPVRELLLPDNLGSLGQIYDVILENLRLIHTLV, encoded by the coding sequence ATGTCGATTGAAAATGATGATTATTGCTATCAATTTTATGGACTCAAACTATCTATTAATCGACTGCTCCCAGGGTTAGTTACTGTTAACAGTTCTGCACCGATAGATGTTGCTATTCACCTAGTTGGTGAACAGCAGAGTCAAATGCCGTTACTCGAACAAGCTTTTTGGAATGTGCCGCTTGAGTGGTATCAACAAACAGGCTTCCACCTGTGGACAGCGCATCGGGATGACGGCACTTACTGGAGGATAAGGTCTTTTGATGGGGTTGATTGCTTGGAATTCATTTTGAATCCTGATGGTAGTCAAGTTTGGGGTTTTTGGTCTAGAGATGCACTATTTACGGATGCGGTATCTTTGCTGCTGGGTTGTGTACTCGGTCATCTGTTACGGCTGCGGGGAGTGACTTGTCTTCATGCCAGTGTGGTTGCGGTTGATGGTAGCGCGATCGCCATTTTAGGACAATCAGGCGCAGGTAAATCAACCACAGCAGCAGCGTTGGCTAGCCGTGGATTCTCCGTATTGGCAGATGATATTGCCGCACTTATTCCTGATGAAAGAAGGTTTTGGGTACAATCTGCTTATCCTCGTCTACGCCTGTGGCCTAATTCTGTAAATGCCATTCACGGCTCAATAGAAGAGTTATCACTAGTATCAACTAGTCTAGATAAACGCTTTATAGATTTGCAAATAAAAGATAGAGAACAGTGGCAGTTTCAATCCCAAGCTTTGCCACTACTTGCTGTGTACATATTAGGAAAACGTGACCAAAACCTCACAGCACCTATAATTAATTCTCTTTCTCTACCTGAAGCAATGAAGCATCTAATGTTCAATTCCTATGGGCGTGCTTTCCTCACTTCTCAACAGTGTAGACAGGAGTTTCAAGAATTAGGTCAATTGGCAAAGACTGTTCCTGTGCGGGAGTTATTACTTCCTGATAATTTGGGGAGTTTGGGGCAAATTTATGATGTTATTTTAGAAAACTTACGCCTGATTCATACTTTGGTTTAG